In a genomic window of Octadecabacter temperatus:
- a CDS encoding DUF427 domain-containing protein: MSDHIKIKAAAGTWVVRAAGAVLGESNDALELSEGAFPEVIYFPRKDISMAFFDKSETTSSCPHKGAATYYNLEAKSGTFADAAWSYEAPIDGVSEIAGYLAFDPTKVAVEKL; encoded by the coding sequence ATGTCTGATCATATCAAAATTAAAGCCGCGGCTGGGACTTGGGTTGTGCGCGCTGCTGGCGCTGTTCTGGGCGAAAGCAATGACGCCTTGGAACTTTCAGAGGGTGCCTTTCCAGAGGTAATCTACTTCCCACGCAAAGACATTTCGATGGCGTTCTTTGATAAGTCCGAAACGACATCAAGCTGCCCCCATAAGGGCGCGGCAACCTATTATAATCTGGAAGCCAAGAGCGGCACTTTCGCGGATGCGGCTTGGTCTTATGAAGCGCCGATTGATGGCGTGTCCGAGATTGCAGGCTACCTTGCCTTTGATCCAACTAAAGTCGCAGTTGAAAAGCTTTAA
- a CDS encoding aminopeptidase P family protein, with protein sequence MFQTFDVTSTPETGPARLNALRAEMDARNLDGFLVPRADRFQGEYVAPCDERLAWLTGFTGSAGFSAVLANVAGVFIDGRYRVQVRDQVADVFTPVHWPEVQLADWLKEQLPNGGVVGFDPWLHTVAQVRELTKALDKTGIELRPVGNLVDAIWDDRPAPPRNPVRVQPDELAGQSFGEKCRQLAAELMKNGQQSAFIALPDSICWLLNIRGRDIPRNPVMQAYAILGATGVVQLFTNAQVGDDVRTHLGADIGDVELHPLEALEEVLKKSIDQAFQIDPASTPHAVLEIVEERIASNLISEGQDPCILPKARKNEVEVEGSRQAHLRDGAAMVRFLAWLDAEGPKGALTEIDVVTALEGFRRETNALQDISFETISGAGPNGAIVHYRVNEDTNRAVNPGELLLVDSGGQYLDGTTDITRTIAIGDVGTDEKTCFTRVLQGMIAISRVRFPKGVAGADLDALARYPLWLAGQDYDHGTGHGVGSYLSVHEGPQGLSRRAKTPLEVGMILSNEPGYYREGAFGIRIENLIVVRDADAVAGGDARNMLDFETLTYVPLDRRLIDATLLSGDERAWIDQYHSDTLQKIGPRVDGSALDWLKAACAPL encoded by the coding sequence ATGTTTCAGACGTTTGATGTGACTTCGACACCTGAGACGGGGCCTGCGCGGTTGAATGCGTTACGCGCCGAGATGGACGCGCGAAACCTGGACGGCTTTCTGGTGCCCCGTGCGGATCGGTTCCAAGGCGAATACGTTGCCCCGTGTGATGAACGATTGGCATGGTTGACTGGGTTCACGGGCTCGGCTGGATTTAGTGCCGTGCTTGCGAATGTGGCGGGTGTGTTCATTGACGGGCGCTACCGCGTTCAGGTGCGCGACCAAGTGGCGGATGTGTTTACGCCGGTACACTGGCCTGAGGTTCAGTTGGCTGATTGGTTGAAGGAGCAGCTGCCAAACGGCGGCGTCGTGGGGTTTGATCCATGGCTGCATACGGTTGCGCAAGTGCGCGAGTTGACCAAAGCGCTCGATAAGACGGGGATCGAATTGCGGCCTGTTGGCAATCTTGTGGACGCGATCTGGGACGACCGCCCCGCCCCACCCCGTAATCCCGTTCGCGTCCAACCAGATGAATTGGCGGGACAGTCGTTTGGTGAAAAGTGCCGCCAGCTTGCAGCGGAACTTATGAAGAATGGGCAGCAAAGCGCATTCATCGCATTGCCAGATTCCATTTGTTGGCTACTTAATATCCGCGGCAGAGATATCCCGCGAAATCCTGTAATGCAGGCTTATGCCATTCTAGGCGCAACGGGTGTGGTTCAGCTGTTCACCAACGCGCAGGTCGGTGACGATGTTCGAACGCATTTAGGCGCCGATATCGGAGATGTTGAACTCCACCCGCTTGAAGCACTTGAGGAAGTGTTAAAAAAATCCATCGATCAAGCGTTTCAGATTGACCCTGCATCGACCCCGCACGCTGTGTTGGAAATCGTTGAAGAACGAATTGCGTCAAACCTAATTTCAGAAGGCCAAGACCCCTGCATCCTGCCCAAAGCACGCAAGAATGAAGTCGAGGTTGAAGGATCCCGTCAGGCGCATCTACGGGACGGTGCGGCGATGGTGCGGTTTCTGGCTTGGCTGGATGCAGAAGGCCCCAAGGGAGCGTTGACTGAGATTGATGTTGTGACAGCACTTGAAGGGTTTCGTCGTGAAACGAATGCTTTGCAGGACATCTCATTCGAAACCATCAGCGGTGCGGGGCCGAATGGGGCCATCGTGCATTACCGTGTAAACGAGGATACGAACCGTGCTGTTAACCCAGGCGAGTTACTGTTGGTCGACAGTGGTGGGCAATACCTTGATGGCACCACGGATATCACGCGCACCATTGCCATTGGTGATGTCGGTACTGACGAGAAAACCTGCTTCACCCGTGTGCTGCAAGGCATGATTGCCATCAGCCGTGTGCGGTTTCCAAAAGGCGTTGCCGGCGCTGATTTGGATGCGCTGGCTCGGTATCCGTTGTGGTTGGCGGGGCAAGATTATGATCACGGCACGGGCCACGGCGTTGGGTCATATCTATCCGTGCACGAAGGGCCGCAGGGACTGTCGCGACGGGCGAAAACCCCGCTTGAGGTCGGCATGATCTTATCGAACGAACCGGGGTACTACCGTGAGGGGGCATTCGGTATTCGTATTGAAAACCTGATTGTTGTGCGCGACGCGGACGCCGTTGCGGGTGGTGATGCACGCAACATGCTAGATTTCGAAACACTGACCTATGTGCCGCTTGATCGTCGTTTGATAGATGCGACACTTTTGTCGGGTGACGAACGCGCATGGATTGATCAATATCATTCTGATACGTTGCAAAAAATTGGCCCTCGCGTGGACGGGTCGGCGCTGGATTGGCTCAAAGCGGCCTGTGCGCCGCTTTAG
- the cobT gene encoding cobaltochelatase subunit CobT — MNKPTDNPADPFKKALAEATKVMADDPELAVTFTVDPPGATAETVRLPQVSRRMTREEVLIARGTADAFALRHKYHDAKVSAKYMPQGQMAQDLYTAMENARVEAVGARHMPGTAGNIDAKIGNEALRKGYDQVREASEAPLATAAGYLIRHLATGREMPRGAANVMELWRGFIEDSAGGTLDALQETLEDQAAFAKFARQVISDLGYADQLGDDPDDTGEEDEAADEGGEDEQEPDSTGQDDGDEEETEGTPEQSQEEQQDSAEAQVSMDDSAESEMAEEAEMPEGEAPMEPPAPQPVSDADPNYIVYSTEHDEEIGAEDLAEPAELERLRAYLDQQLEPLKGAVSRLANKLQRRLQAQQNRSWSFDQEEGILDAGRLARVVANPTTPLSFKVEQDTEFRDTCVTLLLDNSGSMRGRPISIAAICADVLARTLERCSVKVEILGFTTKAWKGGLSREEWLAEGRPQQPGRLNDLRHIIYKRADAPWRRSRDNLGLMMKEGLLKENIDGEALEWAHRRITARQEARKVLMVISDGAPVDDSTLSVNPANYLEKHLRDVIEMVEKRKAVELIAIGIGHDVTRYYDKAVTITDVEQLAGAMTEQLASLFDSDPRKRARVLGMRKAG, encoded by the coding sequence ATGAATAAACCAACCGACAACCCAGCTGATCCGTTCAAAAAAGCGCTTGCCGAGGCCACGAAGGTCATGGCGGATGATCCTGAACTGGCCGTGACGTTCACTGTGGACCCTCCGGGTGCGACGGCGGAAACCGTTCGTTTACCGCAGGTGTCCCGCCGCATGACCCGCGAAGAGGTCTTGATCGCACGTGGGACAGCAGACGCGTTCGCGCTTCGCCACAAGTACCATGACGCCAAAGTGTCCGCCAAATACATGCCGCAAGGCCAGATGGCGCAAGACCTTTACACCGCGATGGAAAACGCGCGGGTTGAGGCTGTTGGCGCACGTCACATGCCTGGAACTGCTGGCAACATCGACGCCAAGATCGGCAATGAGGCCCTGCGCAAGGGCTATGACCAAGTACGCGAAGCGTCCGAGGCCCCACTGGCGACGGCTGCCGGTTACCTGATCCGCCACCTCGCAACAGGGCGTGAAATGCCAAGAGGTGCGGCCAATGTGATGGAACTCTGGCGCGGGTTTATTGAGGATTCCGCAGGCGGAACACTGGATGCCTTGCAGGAAACTCTCGAAGACCAAGCAGCCTTCGCCAAGTTCGCCCGTCAGGTGATTTCTGATTTGGGTTACGCAGATCAATTGGGCGACGACCCTGACGACACTGGCGAAGAAGACGAAGCCGCAGATGAAGGTGGCGAGGACGAACAAGAGCCAGATTCCACCGGACAAGATGACGGCGACGAAGAAGAGACCGAGGGCACGCCCGAGCAGTCGCAAGAAGAACAGCAAGACAGCGCCGAGGCGCAGGTCAGCATGGATGACAGCGCAGAGTCCGAGATGGCCGAAGAAGCGGAAATGCCCGAGGGCGAGGCCCCGATGGAGCCGCCTGCCCCGCAGCCCGTGTCTGACGCCGACCCGAACTACATCGTTTATTCCACGGAACATGACGAAGAAATTGGCGCCGAAGATTTGGCGGAACCTGCTGAACTGGAACGCTTGCGAGCTTACCTCGATCAACAGCTTGAGCCTTTGAAGGGCGCGGTGTCGCGTCTGGCTAACAAGTTGCAACGCCGACTTCAGGCGCAACAAAACCGCTCATGGTCGTTTGACCAAGAGGAAGGCATTCTGGACGCGGGTCGTTTGGCGCGTGTTGTTGCCAACCCGACAACGCCGCTGTCCTTCAAAGTTGAGCAAGACACCGAATTCCGCGATACCTGCGTGACACTGCTGCTGGATAATTCCGGCTCTATGCGCGGCCGCCCGATTTCGATAGCTGCGATTTGTGCGGATGTTTTGGCGCGTACTTTGGAACGGTGCTCGGTGAAGGTCGAAATTTTGGGCTTTACGACGAAAGCTTGGAAGGGAGGCCTGTCCCGCGAGGAATGGCTGGCTGAGGGCCGTCCACAACAGCCCGGCCGACTGAACGATTTACGTCATATCATTTATAAACGTGCCGACGCGCCGTGGCGTCGGTCGCGCGACAATCTTGGTCTGATGATGAAAGAAGGCCTGCTGAAAGAAAACATCGACGGCGAAGCGTTGGAATGGGCGCACCGCCGCATCACAGCGCGCCAAGAAGCCCGCAAAGTACTGATGGTGATTTCTGACGGCGCGCCAGTGGACGATTCAACTTTGTCCGTTAACCCCGCGAATTACTTGGAAAAACACCTGCGCGACGTGATCGAGATGGTCGAGAAACGCAAAGCTGTCGAGTTGATTGCGATTGGGATCGGCCACGATGTGACGCGCTACTATGACAAAGCCGTCACGATCACGGATGTCGAACAATTGGCTGGTGCAATGACCGAGCAATTGGCGAGCCTTTTTGACAGTGATCCACGTAAGCGCGCCCGTGTTCTGGGGATGCGCAAGGCGGGTTAG
- the cobS gene encoding cobaltochelatase subunit CobS gives MAEENLDPNMKPTEEISVREVFGIDTDMKVKGFPKGTGDRVPEIDPTYKFDPDTTMAILAGFGYNRRVMVQGYHGTGKSTHIEQVGARLNWPTVRVNLDSHISRIDLIGKDAIKLKDGVQVTEFHEGILPWALRNPVAIVFDEYDAGRADVMFVIQRVLEADGKLTLMDQNEIITPNPNFRLFATANTVGLGDTTGLYHGTQQINQAQMDRWSLVATLNYLSHDAETNIILSKAPTFNNEKGRKTISQMVTVADLTRTAFMNGDLSTVMSPRTVIAWAENARIFQDVGYAFRLSFLNKCDELERQTVAEFYQRCFDEELPESAASLSLG, from the coding sequence ATGGCCGAAGAAAACCTTGACCCGAATATGAAACCAACCGAAGAGATTTCGGTCCGTGAAGTGTTCGGCATTGATACCGACATGAAGGTCAAAGGGTTTCCAAAAGGCACGGGCGACCGCGTTCCGGAAATTGACCCAACTTATAAATTTGACCCAGACACCACGATGGCGATCTTGGCGGGCTTTGGTTACAACCGCCGTGTCATGGTGCAGGGTTACCACGGCACAGGTAAGTCCACGCACATTGAACAGGTCGGCGCACGCCTGAACTGGCCAACTGTGCGTGTGAACCTCGATTCACACATCTCTCGGATTGATCTGATCGGTAAAGACGCGATCAAGCTGAAAGACGGCGTTCAGGTCACGGAATTCCATGAGGGTATTCTCCCATGGGCGCTGCGCAATCCTGTTGCGATTGTGTTTGATGAATACGACGCGGGCCGCGCGGACGTTATGTTCGTGATCCAGCGCGTTCTAGAAGCCGACGGTAAACTGACGCTGATGGACCAGAACGAAATCATCACGCCGAACCCGAACTTCCGCCTGTTCGCGACAGCCAACACGGTTGGTCTTGGCGATACGACGGGCCTGTACCACGGCACACAACAGATCAACCAAGCGCAAATGGACCGTTGGTCCCTCGTGGCGACGTTGAACTACCTCAGCCATGATGCGGAAACCAACATCATCCTGTCCAAAGCACCGACGTTTAACAACGAAAAGGGCCGCAAGACGATTTCCCAGATGGTGACCGTCGCCGACCTGACACGCACCGCGTTTATGAACGGCGATCTGTCCACCGTCATGTCCCCACGGACCGTCATCGCATGGGCCGAAAACGCACGTATCTTCCAAGATGTCGGCTATGCGTTCCGCCTTTCGTTCCTGAACAAATGTGACGAACTCGAACGCCAGACGGTTGCTGAGTTCTATCAGCGGTGTTTTGACGAGGAACTGCCGGAGAGTGCTGCAAGCTTGAGCTTGGGGTGA
- a CDS encoding sigma-70 family RNA polymerase sigma factor translates to MTTRQDIEDMINRVALNDRAAFEALYSATSAKLFGIILRVLKDRAASEDVLQDVYLRLWQGGAQTFATGRASPISWLATIARNRAIDRLRRVKPESNLDGVAEPRDPALGPEGLAVAASERAMIDACLDELQPDRATAVRGAYLDGDTYADLAARFDVPLNTMRTWLRRSLMSLKDCLSR, encoded by the coding sequence ATGACAACACGTCAAGACATCGAGGATATGATCAATCGCGTTGCGCTGAATGACCGCGCAGCGTTTGAGGCGTTGTATTCCGCGACAAGTGCGAAACTCTTTGGGATTATCCTACGTGTCTTAAAAGATCGCGCCGCTTCTGAGGATGTGTTGCAGGACGTTTACCTGCGTCTTTGGCAGGGCGGGGCGCAGACATTCGCAACAGGGCGTGCCAGCCCGATCAGTTGGCTTGCCACAATTGCACGCAACCGCGCGATTGATCGGTTGCGGCGCGTTAAACCCGAAAGCAACCTTGATGGTGTTGCTGAACCACGCGATCCGGCACTGGGGCCAGAAGGACTTGCCGTTGCCGCGTCTGAGCGCGCAATGATCGATGCGTGCTTGGATGAATTACAGCCCGACCGTGCAACAGCTGTGCGCGGTGCCTATCTAGACGGGGACACATATGCGGACCTCGCGGCGCGTTTTGATGTGCCGCTAAATACAATGCGAACATGGCTGCGCCGTAGCCTAATGAGTTTGAAAGACTGTTTGAGCAGATGA
- a CDS encoding anti-sigma factor — MSDESIIPEDNDDVLAAELSLGLLSGDALTHAQRRARTDLRFASLVEDWDIHFSTLTETIEPVTPPKGLFHKITQQAYPESSIRIWHHLGILPAFLGAGAAALVLILALQFGNYMQPETPVASLVAEMVAEDESIVVAAAYVDNSNTLFVEWQVGERLPDRDVELWLVSEGEAISLGVLSKEGKITEFSVPAELQDLLADGALAVTDEPIGGSPTGVATGAVLAVGPITTL, encoded by the coding sequence ATGAGCGACGAGAGCATCATTCCAGAAGACAACGACGATGTCCTTGCGGCTGAGCTGAGCCTTGGGTTGTTGTCGGGCGATGCGCTGACCCATGCACAACGTCGTGCGCGCACGGATTTGCGATTTGCCAGCCTAGTCGAAGACTGGGACATTCATTTCAGCACGCTAACTGAAACGATTGAGCCGGTGACACCACCGAAGGGCCTGTTTCATAAGATTACTCAGCAAGCGTACCCTGAGAGCTCAATACGTATCTGGCACCATCTCGGCATTCTCCCGGCGTTTCTGGGGGCAGGGGCTGCGGCGCTCGTTCTGATCCTAGCTCTGCAATTTGGCAATTACATGCAGCCCGAAACACCCGTTGCCAGCCTTGTGGCAGAGATGGTGGCCGAAGACGAAAGCATTGTCGTTGCGGCAGCCTATGTCGATAACAGCAATACGCTGTTTGTCGAATGGCAAGTTGGAGAACGACTGCCTGACCGTGATGTTGAACTTTGGCTGGTTTCCGAAGGCGAAGCGATTTCCCTCGGTGTCCTGAGCAAAGAAGGAAAGATTACGGAATTCTCTGTACCTGCTGAGCTGCAAGATCTTTTGGCTGACGGCGCGCTTGCGGTGACTGATGAGCCGATTGGCGGATCACCCACTGGGGTTGCGACTGGCGCTGTGCTTGCGGTTGGGCCAATTACGACCCTTTGA
- a CDS encoding fasciclin domain-containing protein: MTIKTFTTAAAFVVTAGMVFADGHAAGKTIVENAVDSPIHTTLVAAVTQAGLVETLSGAGPFTVFAPTDDAFGMIADASLGALLMDENKAQLTQILTCHVVGAEVFSDALAGLIADNGGAFAVETLGGCTLNAEMDGDSIMLTDENGRAATVAVADIASSNGVIHAIDRVILPQQ, from the coding sequence ATGACTATCAAGACATTCACAACTGCCGCTGCCTTTGTTGTAACCGCTGGTATGGTTTTCGCTGATGGACACGCTGCAGGTAAGACGATCGTCGAAAACGCCGTAGACTCACCAATTCACACAACGCTCGTTGCTGCCGTTACGCAGGCTGGCCTTGTCGAGACGTTGTCTGGCGCGGGCCCGTTCACGGTGTTTGCCCCAACGGATGATGCGTTTGGCATGATTGCAGACGCCTCACTTGGTGCACTTCTGATGGACGAAAACAAAGCGCAACTGACGCAAATTTTGACCTGCCACGTTGTTGGCGCAGAGGTGTTTTCTGATGCGCTCGCGGGTTTGATTGCCGATAACGGCGGTGCGTTTGCGGTTGAGACTTTGGGTGGTTGTACCTTGAACGCAGAGATGGACGGCGACAGCATTATGCTTACGGATGAAAACGGTCGTGCTGCGACTGTGGCTGTTGCTGACATTGCGTCTTCCAACGGTGTGATCCACGCGATCGACCGCGTGATTTTACCACAGCAATAA
- the msrB gene encoding peptide-methionine (R)-S-oxide reductase MsrB, protein MNRRMFSFTALAAAAFGATRSTAADGPYEVTRTQAEWRGMLTNAQYRVMREEGTERAGSSPLDKNYADGVYHCRGCDQVLYSSEHKYDSGTGWPSFYDVLPSAIQTKEDRRILSVRTECHCDRCGSHLGHIFNDGPAPTGLRHCLNGVSLVFRAA, encoded by the coding sequence ATGAACCGCCGGATGTTTTCATTCACCGCCCTCGCAGCCGCCGCATTTGGCGCAACGCGAAGCACCGCAGCTGACGGCCCCTATGAGGTGACCCGAACACAGGCCGAATGGCGCGGCATGCTGACCAACGCGCAATACAGGGTTATGCGTGAAGAAGGCACCGAACGGGCAGGGTCCTCGCCTTTGGATAAGAACTATGCGGATGGCGTTTATCACTGCCGCGGTTGCGATCAGGTGCTTTATTCGTCTGAACATAAGTACGACAGTGGAACAGGCTGGCCATCTTTCTATGACGTGTTGCCAAGTGCAATCCAGACCAAGGAAGATCGGCGCATTCTATCAGTGCGCACGGAATGCCACTGTGACCGGTGTGGTTCCCATCTTGGGCACATCTTCAATGACGGCCCTGCACCGACAGGCCTGCGTCATTGTCTAAACGGCGTTAGCTTGGTGTTCCGCGCGGCATAA
- a CDS encoding DnaJ domain-containing protein: MSKDDPFGFNMSVSASKKKNPRGRRGMSGASETSKRVCEKPGCTEPGLYRAPKNPDVLDDFYWFCKDHVREYNLGWNFFDGTTEAEINAQQSKDRVWERETSSMKKSDEQRAWARLGVDDPHQVLGVNATQNPGKSITGSTRKLPATERKAIDILEAKDHWAKPEIRKAYKKLIKVLHPDMNGGDRSQEEQLSEVVWAWDQIKSSRHFRN; encoded by the coding sequence ATGTCAAAAGACGATCCATTTGGTTTCAATATGTCGGTTTCGGCCAGCAAAAAGAAGAATCCGCGCGGACGCCGTGGCATGTCTGGTGCGTCAGAGACGTCAAAACGGGTTTGCGAGAAACCTGGCTGTACTGAGCCGGGCTTGTACCGTGCCCCCAAAAACCCTGATGTCTTGGATGACTTCTACTGGTTTTGCAAAGATCACGTGCGAGAGTATAATTTGGGCTGGAACTTCTTTGACGGCACGACCGAGGCCGAGATCAACGCGCAGCAATCCAAGGACCGCGTTTGGGAGCGTGAGACGTCTTCGATGAAGAAGTCCGACGAGCAGCGCGCATGGGCGCGTCTAGGCGTTGATGATCCCCATCAGGTGTTGGGCGTGAACGCGACGCAGAACCCGGGCAAGTCCATAACAGGGTCAACGCGTAAGTTGCCTGCAACGGAACGCAAAGCGATTGATATTCTGGAAGCCAAGGATCACTGGGCCAAGCCTGAAATCCGCAAGGCTTATAAGAAGCTTATCAAAGTGCTGCACCCTGACATGAACGGCGGGGATCGCAGCCAAGAAGAACAGCTTTCCGAAGTTGTTTGGGCTTGGGACCAGATCAAATCCAGTCGTCACTTCCGAAACTAG
- a CDS encoding BolA family protein, translating to MGLEQQINDALVAALSPTTLAVINESHLHAGHSGDDGSGESHWRVEITAPALDGKSRIAKHRAIHAALGTDIIGRIHALSLQIS from the coding sequence ATGGGTCTTGAACAACAAATAAATGATGCTTTGGTAGCCGCGCTCTCACCGACGACGCTTGCCGTGATCAATGAGAGCCATTTACACGCGGGTCATTCTGGCGATGACGGGTCTGGTGAAAGCCATTGGCGGGTTGAAATTACGGCGCCTGCGCTGGACGGGAAATCCCGTATCGCAAAGCATCGCGCGATCCACGCCGCACTTGGTACAGACATCATCGGGCGTATTCACGCCCTGTCGCTTCAGATTTCGTAG
- a CDS encoding DUF4177 domain-containing protein, which yields MTGFEYKVVPAPMRGLKAKGVKGTPARFANALQSVMNDLGADGWEYQRTDTLPVEERVGLTGKNTTFQNMLVFRRAIELQVEDAPEVAALIEDQTEVLEDVTEPDVAVEDIAAASETDAPIEDAPVVDVVEPESDETMPLEAKDRVSETLNAPFVFPWNKRRAAGAPSNDDQPQHPAE from the coding sequence ATGACCGGATTTGAGTATAAAGTAGTGCCAGCACCGATGCGCGGGCTAAAGGCCAAGGGCGTCAAAGGCACGCCAGCGCGGTTTGCGAATGCACTGCAATCGGTGATGAACGACCTTGGTGCGGATGGTTGGGAATACCAGCGCACAGACACACTGCCCGTTGAAGAACGCGTTGGTTTGACCGGAAAGAATACGACGTTTCAAAACATGCTCGTATTCCGCCGCGCGATTGAATTGCAGGTTGAAGACGCGCCAGAAGTGGCCGCCCTCATCGAAGACCAGACCGAAGTTCTAGAAGACGTGACTGAGCCTGACGTGGCAGTCGAAGACATTGCAGCTGCATCGGAAACGGACGCTCCGATCGAAGACGCGCCTGTTGTTGACGTTGTTGAACCTGAAAGCGACGAGACGATGCCCTTGGAAGCCAAAGACCGCGTGAGTGAAACCCTCAATGCGCCGTTCGTGTTTCCGTGGAACAAGCGTCGTGCGGCTGGGGCGCCATCAAACGACGACCAACCCCAACACCCCGCGGAATAA
- the gatB gene encoding Asp-tRNA(Asn)/Glu-tRNA(Gln) amidotransferase subunit GatB → MLDLTYETPKVKTIAGMTGDWELVIGLEVHAQVATKAKLFSGASTQFGAEPNSNVAFVDAGMPGMLPVINEECVAYAVKTGLGLKAEINLNSAFDRKNYFYPDLPQGYQISQLYHPIVGTGEVLVEMGDGTARNVRIERIHLEQDAGKSIHDMDPTMSFVDLNRTGVALMEIVSFPDIRGPEEAAAYVVKLRQILRYLGTCDGNMQNGNLRADVNVSVCRPGDYEKFQETGDFGVLGTRCEIKNMNSMRFIQAAIEHEARRQIAIIEDGGEIVQETRLYDPDKDETRSMRSKEEAHDYRYFPDPDLLPLEIEQAWVDDIAASLPELPDAKKARFIKDFKLSDYDASVLTADVVNAGFFEAVAEGNDGKLAANWVINELFGRLKKDDKDIADSPISATRLGQIVSLIKSEKISGKIAKDVFEIAYTQDRDPEEIVKTEGMEQVTDTGAIEAAVDEIIAANPDQVAKAKENPKLAGWFVGQVMKATGGKANPAAVNKLVSQKLSQ, encoded by the coding sequence ATGCTTGACCTCACCTATGAGACGCCAAAAGTGAAAACCATTGCCGGAATGACTGGCGACTGGGAGCTTGTGATTGGTCTAGAAGTCCACGCGCAGGTCGCCACCAAAGCGAAACTGTTCTCAGGTGCATCCACCCAGTTCGGCGCGGAGCCTAACAGTAACGTCGCATTCGTTGACGCAGGCATGCCTGGCATGTTGCCCGTTATCAACGAAGAATGCGTGGCATACGCGGTAAAGACGGGCCTTGGTTTGAAGGCCGAGATCAACCTGAACTCTGCGTTTGATCGCAAAAACTATTTCTACCCCGACCTGCCCCAAGGCTATCAGATTTCGCAACTATATCACCCGATTGTCGGTACAGGTGAAGTCTTGGTCGAAATGGGCGATGGCACTGCGCGCAACGTGCGCATTGAACGTATCCACCTTGAACAAGACGCGGGTAAATCAATCCACGATATGGACCCAACGATGTCTTTCGTTGACCTGAACCGTACAGGCGTTGCCCTGATGGAAATCGTGTCCTTCCCTGATATTCGCGGCCCAGAAGAAGCCGCTGCCTATGTTGTGAAGCTGCGCCAGATCCTGCGGTACTTGGGCACGTGCGATGGCAACATGCAAAACGGCAACCTGCGGGCGGACGTAAACGTGTCCGTGTGCCGCCCTGGTGACTATGAAAAGTTCCAAGAGACTGGCGATTTTGGCGTTCTGGGCACCCGTTGCGAGATCAAGAACATGAACTCCATGCGCTTTATCCAAGCTGCGATTGAGCACGAAGCGCGCCGTCAGATCGCGATCATCGAGGATGGTGGCGAGATCGTTCAGGAAACACGCCTGTATGATCCGGACAAAGACGAAACGCGGTCCATGCGATCCAAAGAAGAAGCGCATGATTACCGCTACTTCCCCGATCCAGACCTGCTGCCATTGGAAATTGAACAGGCTTGGGTCGATGACATCGCGGCCTCCCTGCCCGAACTCCCGGACGCGAAAAAGGCCCGTTTCATCAAAGATTTTAAATTGTCCGACTACGATGCCTCAGTGCTAACGGCGGATGTTGTGAACGCTGGTTTCTTTGAAGCCGTTGCGGAAGGTAATGACGGCAAGCTTGCGGCCAACTGGGTCATCAATGAGCTGTTTGGCCGCCTGAAAAAGGACGACAAAGACATCGCGGACAGCCCGATTTCTGCCACCCGACTTGGCCAGATCGTAAGCTTGATCAAATCCGAAAAGATCAGCGGCAAGATTGCCAAAGACGTGTTCGAGATTGCCTATACCCAAGACCGCGATCCAGAAGAGATCGTAAAGACCGAAGGTATGGAGCAGGTCACGGATACGGGCGCGATTGAGGCGGCTGTAGATGAGATTATTGCCGCCAACCCAGACCAAGTTGCCAAGGCGAAAGAGAACCCGAAACTTGCGGGTTGGTTCGTTGGTCAGGTGATGAAGGCCACGGGCGGCAAGGCGAATCCTGCGGCTGTGAACAAGTTGGTCTCTCAAAAGCTGTCGCAATAA